A section of the Numida meleagris isolate 19003 breed g44 Domestic line unplaced genomic scaffold, NumMel1.0 unplaced_Scaffold319, whole genome shotgun sequence genome encodes:
- the LOC110391173 gene encoding uncharacterized protein LOC110391173 yields the protein MAQDVRVQSLTGGVWPGAYICGIPGNSTGQAIVERAHQTLKAWLNALKEGGELTGPELCPHALLLHALYSLNHLEQRAVDHQLTEHLPIRTVLIRPEGGPWSPEPLPLLVMGHDYACVRTPAGPRWLPPQRTTSGDPDVIFGREQGAERPILGASKAPRSRSRDGARRAGGGLTQPNPNQKTISFLIDSGADVTTISTAVWPSSLALETLLRSVSGVGGFVTGHRSHYPVLFLWEDNGQERTAGPIRPYVLDIPLSLLGRDLLALAGARVVIKPDIQILANRHQDPSSPTAASRKVWPAGRQQRPLTGSTNQQFLFCWMLSGAAYKLQNHSSFLIAFYGILHRCRMGYVSILLK from the exons ATGGCCCAGGATGTAAGAGTACAGTCTTTGACCGGTGGTGTGTGGCCTGGGGCATACATCTGTGGCATCCCAGGGAATAGCACAGGCCAAGCCATCGTGGAACGGGCGCACCAAACCTTGAAGGCGTGGCTCAATGCCTTAAAAGAGGGAGGAGAGCTAACTGGTCCAGAACTGTGCCCCCATGCCTTGCTGTTGCACGCTCTATACAGTCTAAATCACCTGGAGCAGCGTGCCGTGGACCATCAGCTGACAGAGCACCTCCCAATCAGGACAGTTCTCATCCGGCCAGAAGGTGGGCCATGGTCCCCTGAGCCTCTGCCCCTTCTCGTCATGGGGCATGATTACGCTTGTGTCAGGACGCCCGCTGGTCCGCGCTGGTTGCCACCCCAACGG ACAACATCTGGTGACCCCGACGTGATTTTTGGGCGCGAGCAAGGTGCCGAACGGCCGATTTTGGGCGCGAGCAAGGCACCGAGAAGCCGGAGCCGTGATGGGGCTCGGCGTGCAGGAGGTG GCCTGACACAGCCAAATCCGAAccagaaaaccatttcctttcttatcGATTCCGGAGCAGATGTCACCACTATTTCAACGGCGGTGTGGCCCTCCTCTTTGGCCCTGGAAACACTCCTGCGCTCAGTCAGTGGGGTGGGGGGTTTTGTGACGGGCCATCGCAGTCACTATCCCGTCCTCTTTTTGTGGGAAGACAATGGGCAGGAGCGGACGGCAGGACCGATTCGGCCTTATGTCCTGGACATCCCGCTCTCATTGCTGGGACGTGACCTCTTAGCCCTCGCCGGGGCGAGAGTTGTCATCAAGCCCGACATCCAAATTTTAGCAAATAGGCATCAGGATCCCTCCAGTcctacagcagccagcagaaaagtctggccagcaggcaggcagcagcgccCGCTCACGGGAAGTACAAaccagcagtttctcttctgctggatgctgtcagGAGCAGCCTACAAACTGCAGAATCACAGCTCATTCCTCATCGCCTTTTACGGCATTCTCCACAGATGCCGGATGGGGTAcgtttccattcttttgaaatga